In Myotis daubentonii chromosome 10, mMyoDau2.1, whole genome shotgun sequence, one genomic interval encodes:
- the LOC132211285 gene encoding LOW QUALITY PROTEIN: nucleoporin Nup37-like (The sequence of the model RefSeq protein was modified relative to this genomic sequence to represent the inferred CDS: deleted 1 base in 1 codon) produces the protein MEGPLFTSDLQDKNEYKVLEGHSDFINGVVFDPKEGQGIASVSDDHTCRIWNLDGVQTSHFALNSPGMSVCWHPEESFELMVAEKNGTIRFYDLMSQQAILSLESEQIPLMSAHWCLKNTFKVGAVAGNDWLIWDITRSSYPQVKRPVHMDRACIFRWSTINENLFATTGYPGKMASQFQIHHLGHPQPILLGSVVVGSGLSWHRTLPLCVVGGNHRLLFWVTEM, from the exons ATGGAAGGACC ATTGTTTACGTCAGATCTTCAAGAT AAAAATGAATACAAGGTTTTAGAGGGCCATTCAGATTTCATTAATGGTGTGGTGTTTGACCCCAAAGAAGGCCAAGGAATTGCAAGTGTCAGTGATGATCATACCTGCAGGATTTGGAACTTGGACGGAGTACAGACATCTCATTTTGCTCTTAATTCCCCTGGAATGAGTGTGTGCTGGCATCCTGAGGAATCTTTTGAGCTGATGGTTGCAGAGAAGAATGGAACAATCCGATTTTATGATCTTATGTCCCAACAGGCTATTTTATCTCTTGAATCAGAACAGATACCATTAATGTCAGCACACTGGTGTTTAAAAAACACCTTCAAAGTTGGAGCTGTTGCAGGGAATGATTGGCTAATTTGGGATATTACTCGATCCAGTTACCCTCAAGTGAAGAGACCTGTCCATATGGATCGAGCCTGCATATTTAGGTGGTCCACAATTAATGAAAATTTGTTTGCAACCACTGGTTATCCTGGCAAAATGGCAAGCCAGTTTCAAATTCATCATTTAGGACATCCTCAGCCCATCCTCCTTGGTTCAGTAGTCGTTGGATCTGGCCTTTCCTGGCATAGAACTCTCCCACTATGTGTAGTTGGAGGCAACCACAGGCTGTTGTTTTGGGTAACTGAAATGtga